The DNA sequence ACAGGTTGAACGATCGGGCATCGGCGACCGTTTCGCATTTCTCGACGCCGTTGAGAATGTTGAAGACATCTATGCTGAAGCTGATGTCTTGTTTCTTAGCTCGCGCCTCGATCCGCTGCCCAATGTGTCGATTGACGCTGCGTTGCGAGGAATCCCGATTGTGTGCTTTGCCGATGCAAGTGGCATGGCCGAGATCTTGATGTCCGACGAGGCAACCCAGGAACTGGTGGTTGCTCATCTGGACGCCGGCGCCGCGGCAATCGCGATCGGGAAACTCGCTACCGATCGAAATAGACTTAAACAGCTAGGAACTGCGGTACAAAAACTGGCTCGCGAACGCTTTGACATGGAGAAATATGTCGAGCATCTGGATCGCCTCGGAAGATCAGCAGGCATCGGAACAAAGCAGGAACGAGAAGATGCGCGACTTATTTCTGATGCGAATCTCTTTGATGCGCCGATTTATCTAGGCCCCCTCACGCAATCTACCTCCATCTCAACAGCGATCGAAATGTATGTGACGCAGTCGAGCAAAATCGACTACTCGCGCATCCCTGTCTCTGGCGCATATACACGGCGACCCGTCGCCGGATTTAATCCATACACCTACGCCCGAGCACGCATGGTCGGCAGTCAAACCAATAGATATGGCGATCCCTATGCCCACTATCTAAGGCAGGGAAGCCCATTGGGTCCATGGAAGCATCCAGTTCTCCGTGTTGAGGAACTGCAACATGACAGCGCACCGACCAATCTCAGGGTCGCATTGCACGCTCATTTCCACTACACAGACCATGTTGAAAATTTAATGCATGCGGTTTTAGCCAACTCGCATCCATGTCGGCTTATTATCACCACCGACACGGACGCAAAGGCAGCCGAAATTAATATAATAACCGAGCGATACGGACTACCTGCGGATATTCTCGTACTTGAAAATCGAGGACGAGATATCGGACCCTTCGTGCATGTGCTTGGTGAAATCGGTGATCAATATGATGTTTTGGGACACGTACATGGAAAGCGCAGCCTGTCCACGTCAAACGTAAATGTCGACTTTGGAGAGCGGTGGCGTGTATTTCTCTGGCAACACCTCATCGGCGATAGTATGCCAGTGATGGATATGATTATTCGCGCCTTCCATGAAGAGTTGACTCTCGGGCTAGTATTTCCGGAGGATCCTCATCTGATTGGATGGGAAGAGAATTTCGAGGTCGCAAAAGACTTAGCGAAGCGAATGCAATTGAAATCACCGCTCCCCGAAACGATCGATTTCCCTGTTGGCACGATGTTCTGGGCTCGCCCCGCCGCAATCCGCCGACTCTTGGCTCTGGAGCTCTCTCCACAAGATTATCCAGAAGAGCCGCTTCCCACGGACGGGACTATGCTGCACGCACTCGAGCGCCTACTCCCGATTATTGTCGAGGATGCGGGCTACCATTTCGCAACCACGTATCTACCACGGTACGTTCGATAACGACAATGTGAAACAGGTGAGGCTGAAGCCTCACCTGTTTCATTGAAGGCACGGAGTTAAAATTTACCCCAATGCCCGACCTCACCAACACTATATGCCGGGCAGCCCAGCGAATCGCCCCTTGAGATATGCGATATATCTCGAGAGCCCCTCTTCGAAGCTTATCGTCGGGTTCCAGTCCAACAAAGCCTTCGCCCGAGCGATATCGAGAACGCTTGCCGGAACATCAAAGCCGCGCGACGGCATAAAGCTCACATCAAGCGGACGTTCTAGAATATGAGCAAGAAGCGTGATCACCTCTCTGAGCGATACCCCCCGTCCCGAACCTATGTTCACAACTGGTTCAACGACATCAAATCGTGATCGCGGCGCACACATTGCCGCAATGAATCCAGAAACTGCATCGTCGATATAGATGTAGTCTCTAATTGCACTACCATCCCCCCAAATTTCTATTTTCTGATTAGCAAGTGCTCGGGCTGCAAAAATCGACGCCGCCCCCAATTGACCATTTGTATTTTGTCCGGGACCGTAAGGATTGCTTAGACGAACAACGCGCGCATCAACATTCCAGGTCCGTTGATATAAGGTTGCGTATTGTTCAGCCGCTACTTTCGACGCCCCATAAGCCGTCAAGGGGCGCAATGGGTGGTGCTCCGGAATAGGTAGCGTCTCAGCCACCCCATATACTGTGCCACCGGATGAGGCGAATACCAACGGTATATCGGGACACTTACGCAGTGCCTCAAGCAACCGAACCGTGCCGATAAGATTAGTTTCAAGGTCTCCGACAGGATCCGAATTCGCAAGACTCGGTACCGTCGACCAGGCAAGATGAAAAATACCTGAGCAACCTTCGATAGCCTCGCGCCATTCGT is a window from the Burkholderia vietnamiensis LMG 10929 genome containing:
- a CDS encoding NAD-dependent epimerase/dehydratase family protein, encoding MAQQKIFLVTGGTGFLGRALVARLISDGHAVRVSNSKADTPQNSSSNGRLRMDAHVDEWREAIEGCSGIFHLAWSTVPSLANSDPVGDLETNLIGTVRLLEALRKCPDIPLVFASSGGTVYGVAETLPIPEHHPLRPLTAYGASKVAAEQYATLYQRTWNVDARVVRLSNPYGPGQNTNGQLGAASIFAARALANQKIEIWGDGSAIRDYIYIDDAVSGFIAAMCAPRSRFDVVEPVVNIGSGRGVSLREVITLLAHILERPLDVSFMPSRGFDVPASVLDIARAKALLDWNPTISFEEGLSRYIAYLKGRFAGLPGI